In a single window of the Antennarius striatus isolate MH-2024 chromosome 3, ASM4005453v1, whole genome shotgun sequence genome:
- the lgi3 gene encoding leucine-rich repeat LGI family member 3, with amino-acid sequence MPDGPGWGLLRWAVVCLCLLGASDARKAPKTPRCPPTCSCTKDSAFCVDTRAIPKSFPPGIISLTMVNAAFTSIPEGGFTHLHLLQFLLLNSNTFTTISDDAFAGLSHLQYLFIENNDIQALSRFTFRGLKSLTHLSLSNNNLQQLPRDLFRHLDILTDLDLRGNSFRCDCKIKWLVDWMEKTNTSVPTIYCASPFEFQGRRIHDLTPRDFNCISADFTVYTTFPFHSVSVESYQFSGDQFVTFAQPDSGFCTVYVWDHVEMVFRRFHNITSRSAVYCKPAVINSSLYMVVAQLFGGSHIYKWEEDPQRFVKIQDIDTTRVRKPNFVDTFQLDGEWFFIVADSSKAGSTSIYRWNSNGFYSHQSLHPWHRDTHAEFLDVGGKPHLILSSASQPPVVYQWNRNQKQFSFFSQISELADVQMVKHFWVRKVLYLCLTRFIGDSKILRWEGQRFVEVQALPSRGSMVVYPFTVGLRQYLILGSDFSFSRVYLWDDLTQRFQPFQELNLRAPRAFSLVSVDNKDVLLAASFKGNTLAYQHLVVDLSAK; translated from the exons ATGCCGGACGGACCGGGATGGGGGCTCCTGCGCTGGGCGGTCGTGTGTCTCTGCCTGCTGGGGGCCTCCGACGCCCGCAAGGCCCCGAAGACCCCCCGCTGCCCCCCCACCTGCTCCTGCACCAAGGATAGCGCGTTCTGCGTGGACACCAGGGCCATCCCGAAGAGCTTCCCCCCCGGGATCATCTCACT AACGATGGTGAATGCTGCCTTCACCTCAATCCCAGAGGGGGGGTTCACTCACCTCCACCTGCTACAGTTCCT GCTCCTGAACTCCAACACCTTCACCACAATCAGCGACGACGCCTTTGCTGGCCTGTCTCACCTGCAGTACCT GTTCATAGAGAACAATGACATCCAGGCTCTGTCCAGGTTCACCTTCAGAGGCCTGAAGTCCCTGACGCACCT ATCCCTGTCCAACAACAACCTGCAGCAGCTGCCCAGAGATCTCTTCAGGCACCTGGACATCCTCACAGATCT CGACCTGCGAGGGAACTCCTTCCGCTGTGACTGTAAAATCAAGTGGTTGGTGGACTGGATGGAGAAGACCAACACGTCCGTTCCCACCATCTACTGCGCCAGCCCCTTCGAATTCCAGGGACGCAGAATCCACGACCTCACGCCACGTGACTTCAACTGCATCAGTGCAg ATTTTACCGTTTACACCACGTTCCCGTTCCACTCGGTGTCTGTGGAGTCCTACCAGTTCAGCGGGGACCAGTTTGTGACTTTTGCCCAGCCGGATTCGGGGTTCTGCACCGTTTATGTCTGGGATCACGTGGAGATGGTCTTCAGGAGGTTTCATAACATCACAT cGCGTTCTGCTGTTTACTGCAAGCCGGCGGTCATCAACAGCAGCCTGTACATGGTGGTGGCGCAGCTGTTTGGTGGATCTCACATCTACAA GTGGGAAGAGGATCCGCAGCGCTTCGTGAAGATCCAAGACATCGACACCACCCGCGTGAGGAAGCCCAACTTCGTGGACACCTTCCAGCTGGATGGGGAGTGGTTTTTCATTGTGGCCGACAGCTCCAAGGCCGGCTCCACCAGCATCTACCGCTGGAACAGCAATGGCTTCTACTCCCACCAGTCGCTCCACCCCTGGCATCGGGACACCCACGCCGAGTTcctggatgtggggggaaagcCTCACCTCATCCTGTCCAGTGCCTCTCAGCCGCCGGTGGTCTACCAGTGGAACCGCAACCAGAAGCAGTTTTCCTTCTTCTCCCAGATCTCGGAGCTGGCTGATGTGCAGATGGTCAAGCACTTCTGGGTGAGGAAGGTTCTCTACCTCTGCCTCACCCGCTTCATCGGTGACTCCAAGATCCTCCGCTGGGAAGGGCAGCGGTTTGTGGAAGTCCAGGCTCTCCCGTCCCGGGGCTCGATGGTGGTGTATCCTTTCACGGTGGGTCTTCGCCAGTACCTGATTCTGGGGAGTgacttctccttctccagggTGTACCTGTGGGATGACCTGACGCAGCGCTTTCAGCCCTTCCAGGAGCTCAACCTGAGGGCGCCGCGGGCCTTCAGCCTGGTGTCGGTTGACAACAAGGACGTCCTGCTAGCAGCCAGCTTTAAAGGCAACACTCTGGCCTACCAGCACCTGGTGGTGGACCTCAGTGCCAAGTAG
- the chmp7 gene encoding charged multivesicular body protein 7 has translation MSASALTPDWDDDERMDFMFSDFKQNRDVNPTDWDSKMAFWTALVVDSCRQRGSVFVSLRELNGTFRRKERSPLGLATVLQSMSGCGKIQRVSEFSASADCGWLSWGVGLLVKPLKWSFSALLGSSRVPLEESFVVIEVVKEKAAELLRAYRSSKFASSPVLSFPELCSISSGVCADDTSLHLALLQLQREKQVTVSLQEGEKIVKFCPEGKDRVPPISDVDVGIYQLQRSEKLLGERVEKLNLEADKCKLDARMLLRDGKKTQALRCLRSRKRVEKRADGLLAQLESIRGILDRISQSQTDKMVMQAYQAGVVALRLSLKDVTVERAESLVDQIQELCDAQDEVSQTISSGVGGADEDVDELEEELKLLMEESKPDFISGLPDVPPGRLPGNELPDIPGGILSDGQLEEELSRLTLTGFEQKKMTSPPKRLNPAQ, from the exons ATGTCCGCCTCCGCGTTGACGCCCGATTGGGACGATGATGAGCGGATGGACTTCATGTTCTCCGACTTTAAGCAGAACCGAGACGTGAACCCGACGGACTGGGACAGTAAGATGGCCTTCTGGACGGCACTGGTCGTGGACAGCTGCCGTCAGCGCGGCTCGGTGTTCGTCAGCCTGCGGGAGCTGAACGGGACCTTCCGGCGGAAGGAGAGATCCCCGCTGGGCCTGGCAACGGTCCTCCAGTCCATGTCCGG ATGCGGGAAGATCCAGAGGGTGTCTGAGTTCTCTGCCAGTGCGGACTGCGGCTGGCTGTCCTGGGGGGTCGGCCTGCTGGTCAAGCCTCTGAAGTGGAGCTTCTCTGCCCTGCTGGGGAGCAGCCGGGTTCCTCTGGAGGAGTCCTTTGTGGTCATTGAAGTAGTGAAG GAGAAGGCAGCAGAATTACTCAGAGCGTACCGGAGCAGCAAATTTGCCAGCAGCCCTGTCCTGTCGTTTCCGGAGCTGTGTTCCATCTCCTCTGGTGTCTGTGCCGACGACACCAGCCTGCATCTGGCcctcctgcagctgcagcgGGAGAAGCAGGTGACGGTTTCCCTGCAGGAAGGCGAGAAG ATTGTTAAGTTCTGTCCGGAGGGGAAGGATCGCGTTCCCCCCATCAGCGATGTGGATGTCGGCATCTACCAGCTGCAGCGCAGCGAGAAGCTGCTGGGAGAACGGGTGGAGAAACTGAACCTTGAAGCTGACAA ATGCAAATTGGATGCGAGGATGCTGCTACGAGATGGCAAGAAAACACAG GCGCTGAGGTGTCTGAGGAGCCGGAAACGAGTGGAAAAGAGAGCCGATGGCTTGTTGGCTCAGctggagtccatcagagggatcCTGGACAGGATATCTCAGTCCCAGACCGACAAGATG GTGATGCAGGCCTACCAGGCTGGAGTAGTGGCGCTGAGACTCTCCCTTAAGGACGTGACTGTGGAACGTGCTGAGAGCCTGGTGGATCAGATCCAGGAG CTGTGTGACGCTCAGGATGAGGTGAGCCAGACCATCTCCAGCGGCGTAGGCGGAGCAG ATGAAGACGTGGATGAGTTGGAGGAAGAACTGAAATTGTTGATGGAGGAGTCGAAGCCGGATTTCATCTCGGGTTTACCGGACGTCCCACCGGGTCGTCTCCCAGGTAACGAGCTGCCGGACATACCTGGCGGCATCCTGAGCGACggtcagctggaggaggagctgagccGGTTAACTCTCACAG GCTTTGAACAGAAGAAAATGACGTCACCACCCAAGAGGTTAAACCCGGCTCAGTGA
- the LOC137592629 gene encoding coiled-coil domain-containing protein 92-like, with translation MASTNVTLENQLHSAQKNLLFLQQDHANTLKGLHAEISRLQQQCTDLTYELTMRSSDPSDSSEARCRELQRRCEELEAQLKKKEEENKELIRDLEQKNAMISVLENTIKEREKKYLEELKMKSHKLAILSGELEQRASTIAYLTSQLHATKKKLLAGSSSEASPNVSPVTTAKPSPPPKDRQPETPRRRMKKSLSQPLHPELTEVYRLGSDGRRLVLRETVDAMPDPTPFLQAGRESPELQVLRERPAVIPPIASERPLGASASPRHSPARDRQYRAHVGVAHRIPHGATLQAPPQPEVETLAVDQVNEEKVVRKRTGADRTA, from the exons ATGGCCTCCACAAACGTGACCCTGGAGAACCAGCTGCACAGCGCCCAGAAGAACCTGCTATTCCTGCAGCAGGACCACGCCAACACGCTGAAGGGGCTGCACGCCGAGATTAGCAGATTACAGCAGCAGTGCACAG ACCTGACGTACGAGCTCACCATGAGAAGTTCTGACCCGTCAG acagCAGTGAGGCCCGGTGCCGGGAGCTGCAGAGGAGGTGTGAGGAGCTGGAGGCccagctgaagaagaaggaagaggagaacaaGGAATTGATCCGGGACCTGGAACAGAAGAACGCCATGATCTCCGTCCTGGAGAACACCATCaaggagagggagaagaagtacctggaggagctgaagatgaagagcCACAAACTGGCCATTTTGTCCGGGGAGCTGGAGCAGAGGGCGAGCACCATCGCTTACCTCACCTCCCAGCTTCACGCCACAAAGAAGAAGCTGCTAGCCGGCAGCTCGTCGGAGGCGAGCCCCAACGTCAGCCCGGTCACGACGGCCAAACCCTCGCCACCGCCGAAGGACAGGCAGCCCGAGACCCCGCGGCGTCGCATGAAGAAGAGCCTCTCGCAGCCTCTGCACCCGGAGCTGACGGAGGTGTACCGGCTCGGCTCGGACGGCAGACGGCTGGTCCTGCGGGAGACGGTGGACGCCATGCCCGACCCCACGCCCTTCCTTCAAGCCGGGAGAGAGTCGCCCGAACTGCAGGTCTTGCGAGAGCGGCCCGCCGTCATCCCTCCGATTGCCTCTGAGCGCCCCCTGGGCGCCTCGGCCAGCCCCCGCCACAGCCCCGCCCGGGACCGTCAGTACAGGGCTCACGTGGGCGTGGCACACCGCATCCCACACGGCGCGACCCTGCAGGCCCCGCCGCAGCCCGAGGTGGAGACCCTCGCTGTGGACCAAGTCAACGAGGAGAAGGTGGTGCGGAAGCGCACCGGTGCAGACAGGACAGCTTAA
- the LOC137593177 gene encoding coiled-coil domain-containing protein 92-like, which produces MASTNVTLENQLHSAQENLLFLQQDHANTLKGLHAEISRLQQRCTDLTYELTMRSSDPSDSGEVQFRELQKRCEELEAQLKKKEEEKKELSRTGTRSRRKP; this is translated from the exons ATGGCCTCCACAAACGTGACCCTGGAGAACCAGCTGCACAGCGCCCAGGAGAACCTGCTGTTCCTGCAGCAGGACCACGCCAACACGCTGAAGGGGCTGCACGCCGAGATTAGCAGATTACAGCAGCGGTGCACAG ACCTGACGTACGAGCTCACCATGAGAAGTTCTGACCCGTCAG ACAGCGGTGAGGTCCAGTTCCGGGAGCTGCAGAAGAGGTGTGAGGAGCTGGAGGCccagctgaagaagaaggaagaggagaagaaggaacTGAGCCGGACTGGGACCCGTAGCAGAAGGAAGCCATGA